One part of the Thermodesulfobacterium commune DSM 2178 genome encodes these proteins:
- a CDS encoding ferritin, whose product MKKEIEAALNEQIKWEIYSGYLYLSMAAYFDDLGLDGFSKWMKAQTAEEFMHAMKFYKFVVERDGKVILQEIPAPPNKWDSPEAVFEFAYNHEKEVTKRINQLVSLAKKLEDYATDNFLQWFVNEQVEEEASFKTILSKLKLIKNDPQALFYLDKELGQRPLDLNQLFLTPTE is encoded by the coding sequence ATGAAAAAAGAAATCGAGGCAGCCTTAAACGAACAGATTAAGTGGGAAATTTATTCAGGGTACTTATATCTTTCTATGGCAGCCTATTTTGACGATTTAGGGTTAGATGGGTTTTCTAAATGGATGAAGGCTCAGACAGCAGAAGAGTTTATGCATGCGATGAAATTTTACAAGTTTGTCGTAGAAAGGGATGGTAAAGTGATTTTACAAGAAATTCCAGCACCGCCTAACAAGTGGGATTCCCCTGAAGCTGTTTTTGAGTTTGCCTATAATCACGAAAAAGAAGTAACCAAAAGAATAAACCAACTGGTAAGTTTAGCTAAAAAACTGGAAGATTACGCAACCGATAATTTCCTTCAGTGGTTTGTAAACGAACAAGTAGAAGAAGAAGCCTCTTTTAAAACTATCCTCTCTAAACTAAAACTTATAAAAAACGACCCTCAAGCCCTTTTTTATTTAGATAAAGAGCTTGGCCAGAGACCTTTAGACTTAAATCAGCTTTTTTTAACCCCTACTGAATAG
- the rsmB gene encoding 16S rRNA (cytosine(967)-C(5))-methyltransferase RsmB produces the protein MPRLSKTNPRAVALKILIRWEKGKPLLDEVLSQVLTKSVLPDERDRALVSELVNGVVRHLYYLDFILARFSEHPLEKMDPEVRNILRLGAYQLLYTRIPERVAIAESLKILSARRRGAWIRGLVNAVLHKVLENKDNLPEPPDFNEVYYLSVKYSFPEWLVKRWLQRFGREETEALLRASNERSPLVIRVNTLRVSRDSLLVYLQKDEVPTAKPCPYSPSGIVLEGFRGKISELKPYHFGWISVQDSASQLVGFLLNPKPGAKVLDACAGVGGKTTHMAELMQDKGTIWAFDLYEWRLEKLKENFQRLGLKLPKVFVGDVVEKLKELQPPFFDYILIDAPCTGTGVIRKHPDVKWARTEEDFLRVPERQLRLLEGLAPFLKKGGIMVYATCSLEPEENEQIIERFLQSHPEFMLEDPAKVLSKTCPEKVKELCVENKYLRTFPHKHGLDGFFAVRLRKV, from the coding sequence ATGCCAAGACTATCGAAAACCAACCCAAGAGCAGTAGCTTTAAAAATTCTTATTCGCTGGGAAAAAGGGAAACCTCTTTTAGATGAGGTCCTCTCACAGGTTCTTACTAAAAGTGTGTTGCCAGATGAAAGGGACAGAGCTTTGGTGAGTGAACTGGTAAATGGAGTGGTTAGACATCTCTATTATCTTGATTTTATCCTTGCAAGGTTTTCTGAACATCCTTTAGAAAAAATGGACCCAGAGGTCAGAAATATACTTCGTTTAGGTGCTTATCAACTTCTTTACACCCGGATCCCAGAAAGAGTAGCTATAGCAGAAAGTCTTAAAATCCTTTCTGCAAGAAGGAGAGGGGCCTGGATAAGAGGGCTGGTAAATGCAGTATTACATAAAGTGCTTGAGAATAAAGATAACTTACCAGAACCCCCTGATTTTAATGAGGTATATTATCTTTCAGTAAAATATTCCTTTCCTGAATGGTTGGTAAAAAGGTGGCTTCAAAGGTTTGGGAGAGAAGAAACTGAGGCTTTGCTGCGTGCAAGCAACGAAAGGTCCCCTTTAGTAATAAGGGTTAATACTTTAAGAGTTTCTCGAGACAGTCTTTTGGTGTATTTGCAAAAAGACGAAGTGCCTACAGCTAAACCTTGTCCTTATTCACCTTCAGGGATCGTATTAGAAGGTTTTAGAGGAAAGATCTCTGAACTTAAACCTTATCATTTCGGCTGGATAAGTGTGCAGGATTCAGCTAGCCAGCTGGTAGGGTTTTTGTTAAATCCCAAACCAGGGGCTAAGGTTCTTGATGCCTGTGCAGGGGTGGGAGGTAAAACCACTCATATGGCGGAGCTTATGCAGGATAAAGGTACCATCTGGGCTTTTGACCTCTATGAATGGAGGTTGGAAAAACTAAAAGAGAATTTTCAAAGATTAGGTTTAAAACTTCCTAAGGTATTTGTGGGGGATGTGGTAGAAAAGCTTAAAGAGTTGCAACCTCCTTTTTTTGATTATATTTTAATAGATGCTCCTTGCACTGGAACGGGAGTGATAAGAAAACATCCAGACGTTAAATGGGCTCGTACTGAGGAAGATTTTTTAAGGGTACCCGAAAGGCAATTAAGACTTCTTGAAGGGTTAGCCCCTTTTCTTAAAAAAGGTGGTATAATGGTATATGCAACCTGTAGTTTAGAGCCTGAAGAAAACGAACAGATAATAGAAAGGTTTTTACAGTCCCATCCAGAGTTTATGCTGGAAGATCCTGCTAAAGTGCTTAGCAAAACCTGTCCAGAAAAAGTAAAAGAACTCTGTGTAGAAAATAAATACTTAAGAACCTTTCCCCATAAACACGGATTAGATGGATTTTTTGCCGTAAGGTTAAGAAAGGTTTAA
- the uvrB gene encoding excinuclease ABC subunit UvrB: protein MERKKANFRLKAEVEPKGDQPQAIKELVEGVLRGEKHQVLLGVTGSGKTFTMANVIAQVGRPTLVIAPNKTLAAQLYNEFKKLFPENAVEYFVSYYDYYQPEAYVPVTDTYIEKDASINELIDRLRHSATAAVLSRRDVIVVASVSCIYGLGSPHEYFQKHLYLRRGQTISRDELLRALVTMHYERTELEFTRATFRVRGDIIEIFPANEEKRAVRLSLWGNEVEEIKIIDPFRGKVLGKVDEVLIFPASHYVTSEDKLKVAIEEIKKELKERVEWFRSQGQYLYAERLEKRTLYDLELLEEIGYCKGIENYSRYLDGRKTGEPPYTLLDYFPDDFLIFIDESHITIPQLRGMYRGDRSRKETLVEYGFRLPSALDNRPLTFEEFEERVNQVIYVSATPGEYELEKAQGRVIEQIIRPTGLLDPKVEIRPSENQVEDLFFEIKKRVEKNERVLVCTLTKRMAEELTDYYQGLGIKACYMHSDLKTLERARIIRDLRRGVYDVLIGINLLREGLDLPEVSLIAILDADKEGFLRSERSLIQMIGRASRNVNGTAILYAQTITPAIEKAVKETERRRKIQEEYNKKHGIIPQTVVKSLDDPLMKIVEADFVDLEKVIEISESFESLEALKQEIARVEKEMKEAAKNYEFEKAAVLRDRLFTLKQMALQWE from the coding sequence ATGGAGAGAAAAAAGGCTAACTTTAGATTAAAAGCTGAGGTAGAGCCTAAGGGAGATCAGCCACAGGCTATAAAAGAGCTGGTAGAAGGGGTTCTTAGAGGGGAGAAACATCAGGTACTTTTAGGGGTTACTGGTTCAGGTAAAACCTTTACCATGGCTAATGTTATCGCTCAGGTAGGTAGACCTACCTTAGTGATTGCCCCTAACAAAACCTTGGCAGCTCAACTTTATAACGAGTTTAAAAAACTCTTCCCTGAAAACGCGGTAGAGTATTTTGTTTCTTATTATGATTATTACCAGCCTGAGGCTTATGTTCCGGTTACAGATACCTACATAGAAAAAGATGCTTCTATCAACGAGTTGATCGACCGTTTAAGGCATTCGGCTACAGCCGCGGTACTTTCAAGAAGAGACGTGATTGTCGTTGCCAGTGTATCCTGTATCTACGGCTTAGGTTCGCCTCATGAGTATTTTCAAAAACATCTTTATTTAAGACGCGGACAAACCATCTCCCGGGACGAGTTGTTAAGGGCGCTGGTTACGATGCATTATGAAAGGACTGAGCTTGAGTTTACCAGAGCAACCTTTAGGGTAAGAGGGGATATAATAGAGATTTTTCCTGCAAACGAAGAAAAACGTGCAGTAAGGCTCTCTCTCTGGGGAAATGAAGTAGAAGAGATAAAAATCATAGATCCCTTTAGAGGGAAGGTATTAGGTAAGGTAGATGAGGTGCTTATCTTCCCTGCAAGCCACTATGTTACTTCAGAGGACAAATTAAAGGTAGCTATAGAGGAGATAAAAAAGGAACTAAAAGAGCGGGTTGAATGGTTTAGGTCGCAAGGTCAATATCTTTATGCAGAAAGACTTGAGAAAAGAACCTTGTATGATCTCGAACTTTTAGAAGAGATAGGTTATTGCAAAGGGATCGAAAACTACAGCAGGTATTTAGACGGAAGAAAAACAGGAGAGCCTCCTTATACCTTGCTTGACTACTTTCCAGATGATTTTTTGATCTTCATAGACGAAAGCCATATAACCATCCCTCAGTTAAGAGGAATGTATCGAGGTGATCGTAGCAGAAAGGAAACCTTGGTAGAATATGGTTTTAGACTACCTTCAGCTCTTGATAACCGTCCTTTGACGTTTGAAGAGTTTGAAGAAAGGGTTAATCAGGTAATCTATGTCTCTGCTACCCCAGGGGAGTATGAACTCGAAAAAGCACAGGGGAGAGTAATAGAGCAAATCATTCGTCCTACAGGGCTTCTTGACCCTAAGGTAGAGATCAGACCTTCTGAAAATCAGGTGGAAGACCTGTTTTTTGAAATAAAAAAGCGGGTAGAAAAAAACGAAAGGGTTCTTGTGTGTACCCTTACTAAAAGAATGGCTGAAGAGCTTACAGACTATTATCAAGGCCTTGGTATTAAGGCTTGTTATATGCATTCTGACTTAAAGACCCTTGAAAGGGCAAGAATAATAAGAGATTTACGAAGAGGGGTTTATGACGTCCTTATAGGGATAAACCTTTTGAGAGAAGGGTTAGACTTACCAGAGGTTTCTCTGATTGCTATTTTGGATGCAGACAAAGAGGGTTTTTTGCGTTCTGAGAGAAGTCTTATCCAGATGATAGGAAGGGCTTCAAGAAACGTAAACGGGACAGCCATTCTTTACGCTCAAACCATAACCCCTGCTATAGAAAAAGCCGTAAAAGAAACAGAACGGAGGCGTAAAATTCAGGAGGAATATAATAAAAAGCATGGTATTATTCCCCAAACTGTGGTAAAATCCTTAGATGATCCTCTGATGAAAATAGTAGAAGCAGATTTTGTAGATTTAGAAAAGGTAATCGAGATCTCTGAAAGTTTTGAGAGCTTGGAAGCTCTAAAACAGGAGATAGCAAGGGTAGAAAAAGAAATGAAAGAAGCAGCCAAAAATTACGAGTTTGAGAAAGCCGCGGTCTTGAGGGACAGGCTTTTTACCTTAAAACAAATGGCCCTTCAGTGGGAATAA
- a CDS encoding SPL family radical SAM protein, protein MPYITPFDPWKSPLCTCPPKYSLNPYTGCGHGCLYCYASIFIKDFYSPRPKKEFLKKIEKELPKLPPESLISLSNSSDPYQPLEKIHKSTRMFLDLIKGLPLKVLIITKSNLVLRDIDLLKKLRVAVAITITTKVYQVRLEPGAPSFEERLLALKVLSQEGIPTIVRIDPIIPEVNEEEVLEVLTEVLPFVKHVVVSTYKANPRSLKRLIKAFPEKAKILTDLYLQKGERKKGGIYLPEEIRKSLIEKIYNKVNQIKEVSFATCREGLVEFSFQGRCDGSFLLN, encoded by the coding sequence ATGCCATATATTACTCCCTTTGATCCGTGGAAATCCCCTCTTTGTACCTGCCCTCCTAAGTATTCTTTAAATCCTTACACTGGATGTGGACATGGGTGTCTTTATTGTTATGCAAGCATTTTTATCAAGGACTTTTACTCCCCACGCCCTAAAAAGGAGTTTTTAAAAAAGATAGAAAAGGAGTTACCTAAACTCCCCCCTGAAAGCCTTATTTCTCTCTCTAACTCTTCAGACCCTTATCAACCTTTAGAAAAAATTCACAAGTCTACCAGGATGTTTTTAGACTTAATTAAGGGACTTCCTTTGAAGGTGCTCATCATTACCAAATCAAACCTTGTGTTAAGGGATATAGACCTTTTGAAAAAACTAAGGGTTGCTGTAGCCATCACCATCACCACTAAAGTTTATCAGGTAAGGCTTGAACCTGGGGCTCCTTCTTTTGAAGAAAGGCTTTTAGCTTTAAAGGTTCTCTCTCAAGAAGGAATCCCTACCATCGTTAGGATAGACCCTATTATTCCTGAGGTTAACGAAGAAGAAGTTTTAGAGGTTTTAACCGAGGTCTTGCCCTTTGTTAAGCATGTGGTGGTAAGTACCTATAAAGCTAACCCGCGGTCGTTAAAACGGTTAATAAAAGCCTTTCCTGAAAAGGCAAAAATATTAACAGATCTTTATCTTCAAAAAGGAGAAAGGAAAAAAGGTGGTATCTATCTCCCAGAGGAGATAAGAAAAAGTCTTATAGAAAAGATATATAATAAGGTTAATCAGATAAAAGAGGTTAGCTTTGCTACCTGTCGAGAAGGTTTGGTAGAGTTTTCTTTTCAAGGAAGATGTGATGGAAGTTTTTTGTTAAACTAA
- a CDS encoding transposase, translated as MTYKGSRKYRPMITAFKEVPLIVYHKFKEGNRHDGHVRAIEAAFEILPEGKRIVRCFTDTMRGGEMENIIKELKIGFGAEYMPFGDFGANAFWFGLQVLSYNIFVMLREEILPWDCRRRRIEMVKWLV; from the coding sequence ATGACTTACAAGGGATCTCGTAAATACAGACCCATGATTACGGCCTTTAAAGAGGTGCCTTTGATAGTTTATCATAAATTTAAGGAAGGCAATAGGCATGATGGGCATGTAAGGGCGATAGAAGCAGCTTTTGAGATTTTGCCTGAGGGTAAGAGGATAGTGAGGTGTTTTACCGATACAATGAGAGGGGGGGAGATGGAGAACATTATCAAGGAGTTGAAGATAGGATTTGGAGCTGAATATATGCCTTTTGGGGATTTTGGAGCCAATGCGTTTTGGTTTGGGTTACAGGTTTTGAGTTATAACATTTTTGTTATGTTAAGAGAGGAAATACTGCCATGGGATTGCAGGAGGAGAAGGATAGAGATGGTTAAATGGTTGGTGTGA
- the rpmE gene encoding 50S ribosomal protein L31 yields MKKDIHPKYYPNAVIRCACGNELRVGSTKPEIRVEICSKCHPFFTGEMKFVDTEGRIEKFMKKYSDFYQNKK; encoded by the coding sequence ATGAAAAAGGATATTCATCCCAAATACTATCCTAATGCAGTTATTAGGTGTGCTTGTGGTAATGAATTAAGAGTAGGGTCTACTAAACCTGAAATTAGAGTAGAAATTTGCTCTAAGTGTCATCCTTTCTTTACTGGTGAGATGAAATTTGTTGATACCGAAGGAAGGATTGAAAAATTTATGAAAAAATACTCTGACTTTTATCAAAATAAAAAATAA
- the prfA gene encoding peptide chain release factor 1 — protein sequence MSLSNIYLTKLETIERKFEDLAAKLSDPEIISDPSVYAKLAKEHSELTEIVSVFKEYKKVLKEIEENKTIIEEETDEELVDLAKEELKILEKRLEELEKLLPILLLPKDPNDEKNVILEIRAGAGGEEAALFAAELLRMYQRYAERKGWKFEILDANDTGLGGFKEVVAKIEGKGAYSRLKYESGVHRVQRVPITESSGRIHTSTVTVAVLPEVDEVDIEINPEDLKIETMRASGHGGQHVNKTESAVRITHIPTGIVVTCQNERSQHQNKATALKILRAKLYELAQREQHEKIQKERRAQVGTGERCEKIRTYNFPQNRVTDHRVGITIYNLPEVLDGDLDEFIDALIAHYRAEMLKQEEGLGMAA from the coding sequence ATGAGTTTATCTAATATTTACTTGACAAAACTTGAAACTATAGAAAGAAAGTTTGAAGACTTAGCGGCTAAACTTTCAGACCCTGAAATTATTTCAGACCCTTCAGTTTATGCTAAGCTTGCTAAGGAACATTCTGAACTTACAGAAATTGTATCTGTTTTTAAAGAATATAAGAAAGTCCTTAAAGAAATAGAAGAAAACAAAACCATCATAGAAGAGGAAACTGACGAGGAGTTAGTAGATTTAGCTAAAGAGGAACTAAAAATTTTAGAAAAACGTTTAGAAGAACTGGAAAAATTACTCCCTATACTTCTTCTTCCTAAAGATCCAAACGACGAAAAAAACGTTATCTTAGAGATCAGGGCTGGAGCAGGAGGAGAGGAGGCAGCTCTTTTTGCTGCTGAACTCTTAAGGATGTATCAGAGGTACGCTGAAAGAAAAGGCTGGAAGTTTGAAATCCTTGATGCCAACGACACCGGACTTGGCGGTTTTAAAGAAGTTGTAGCTAAAATAGAAGGAAAAGGGGCTTATTCTCGTTTAAAATATGAAAGCGGGGTACATAGGGTACAAAGAGTACCTATAACTGAAAGTTCTGGAAGGATTCACACCTCTACAGTGACGGTAGCTGTTCTTCCCGAGGTAGATGAAGTAGATATAGAGATCAACCCTGAGGACCTTAAGATTGAAACCATGCGTGCAAGCGGACACGGAGGGCAACACGTAAACAAAACAGAAAGTGCGGTAAGAATTACTCACATTCCTACCGGTATTGTAGTTACCTGCCAAAACGAAAGAAGTCAACATCAAAACAAAGCTACTGCTCTAAAAATCTTAAGGGCTAAACTTTACGAACTTGCACAAAGAGAACAACATGAAAAGATTCAAAAAGAAAGAAGAGCTCAGGTAGGTACCGGAGAACGTTGCGAAAAAATAAGAACCTATAACTTTCCTCAAAACCGGGTCACTGACCATCGCGTTGGTATCACCATCTACAACTTGCCAGAGGTCCTTGACGGAGATTTAGACGAATTTATAGATGCTCTGATTGCCCATTACAGAGCAGAAATGTTAAAACAAGAAGAAGGTCTAGGTATGGCAGCCTAA
- a CDS encoding Mth938-like domain-containing protein, translated as MIEHYSFGSLTFKGQNYTKDLIILCTQEEEKIFSSWWRKEGHKLHVEDLADIWDKGIKFLIVGMGANGLMQVTQEVKEKAKELGIILEAYPTAQATQRFNELYSQGVSLAGAFHLTC; from the coding sequence ATGATCGAACATTATAGCTTTGGAAGCCTTACTTTTAAAGGGCAAAATTATACCAAAGACCTTATCATACTCTGTACACAAGAAGAAGAAAAAATCTTTAGTTCCTGGTGGAGAAAAGAAGGGCACAAACTTCATGTAGAAGATTTAGCAGACATCTGGGATAAAGGGATCAAGTTTTTGATAGTAGGCATGGGAGCAAATGGGTTGATGCAAGTTACCCAAGAAGTTAAAGAAAAAGCTAAAGAATTAGGGATAATCCTTGAAGCCTATCCTACGGCTCAAGCTACCCAAAGGTTTAATGAACTTTATTCTCAAGGTGTATCTTTAGCTGGGGCCTTTCATCTCACCTGTTAA
- a CDS encoding HEAT repeat domain-containing protein encodes MFFTVKVLSFIILVIFSVNLFLVIYDFIRRFLTQIKYQRLDRARNYFTRILEEIFRAPSVDLSKLKPKLKVSSSLERQALLETLLNYSSRQPEKSFIFAQELGYIEEYEKKLNSSKPYERGEAFRTLAILGSKRSLERMLEALQRENHPEIAFVGFLSCLKLIDKAYFKTFFNLLYEKQKQRVLNLRSVSLVITDFIDRFKEQASFSIYDFLKEQPPSNSFRIALLEGFYYSKHLDETLLRIVKEHLNFEHPEILAKALKVLSKAVEFDKEVGSEEILPFLRHPSWFVRLSALKVLEKKITPEMVEHVAPLLEDKNALVRREAAKALFKLPIEELIIRLPSLLEIKDPYGRDSLVEEMVMSGVWERLKDGGIKGPLKSYVENIMSFLQLNYKMA; translated from the coding sequence ATGTTTTTTACGGTAAAGGTATTATCTTTTATAATTTTAGTTATCTTTTCGGTTAATCTCTTTTTGGTTATTTATGATTTTATCAGGAGGTTTTTAACCCAGATAAAATATCAAAGATTAGACCGTGCTCGCAACTATTTTACTCGGATTTTAGAGGAGATATTTCGTGCCCCTTCAGTAGATTTGTCTAAACTTAAACCAAAGCTAAAAGTTTCTTCTTCATTGGAGAGACAGGCCCTTTTAGAGACGCTTCTAAATTATTCTTCAAGGCAACCTGAAAAGAGTTTTATCTTTGCTCAGGAGCTTGGTTACATAGAGGAATATGAGAAAAAGCTTAATTCTTCTAAACCCTATGAAAGAGGAGAAGCCTTCAGAACATTGGCTATTTTAGGTTCTAAAAGAAGTTTAGAAAGGATGTTAGAGGCCTTGCAAAGGGAAAATCACCCAGAGATAGCTTTTGTAGGGTTTTTGAGTTGCCTTAAACTTATTGATAAAGCTTATTTTAAAACGTTTTTCAACCTTCTTTATGAAAAGCAAAAACAAAGGGTTTTGAACCTTAGATCGGTTAGTCTGGTAATCACCGATTTTATAGATAGGTTTAAAGAACAGGCAAGTTTTTCTATCTATGATTTCCTAAAAGAACAACCTCCCTCTAATTCCTTTAGGATAGCTCTTTTGGAAGGATTTTACTATTCTAAACATTTAGATGAAACCTTGCTCAGGATAGTAAAAGAGCATCTTAATTTTGAGCATCCAGAAATTTTGGCTAAAGCCTTGAAAGTGTTAAGCAAAGCCGTTGAGTTTGATAAAGAAGTTGGTTCAGAGGAAATTTTGCCTTTTTTGAGGCATCCATCCTGGTTTGTTAGGCTTTCAGCTTTAAAGGTTTTAGAAAAGAAGATAACCCCTGAGATGGTAGAACATGTGGCCCCACTGTTAGAAGATAAAAATGCCTTAGTAAGAAGAGAGGCAGCCAAGGCGTTATTTAAGCTTCCTATAGAAGAACTAATCATCAGATTGCCTTCTTTGCTTGAGATTAAAGACCCATATGGTAGGGATAGCTTGGTAGAAGAAATGGTAATGAGTGGGGTTTGGGAAAGATTAAAAGATGGTGGGATTAAAGGTCCTTTAAAGAGTTATGTCGAGAATATAATGTCTTTTTTGCAGTTAAACTATAAAATGGCATAA
- a CDS encoding glycosyltransferase family 2 protein — MEILKDFLISFNYFIGFYYATLNTFYTILLLLSFLATVEYLKYLRFYNFQELKLYPQLPPVSVIIPVYNEEEVILRTIHSALSLDYPYFEIIVVNDGSIDETWKILTERFQLKKIPFFIYRKTLQTAEVRGVYRSLVYPNLWVVDKERGGKFDALNCGLNFAQYPYVCTVDADTVLEVDSLLRLGRKILESEVPVLALGGVVRVLNGVKLEKSKVSSIELPKKALPIFQIVEYIRGFLFGRLGWERLNGTLILSGAFSLFNREALLQVGGFNNLTVTEDFEIVLRLHKHFREKKEDYYIGFLPDPVCWTEVPETLGELSKQRRRWHLGLLQTLWFYKRMFFNPKYGRIGCLVMPFYFFEAVGAVVETLGYPIVFLCYFFGILSFEFLVLFLTLAIGYGIFLSVGGIFLEEMSFKRYPRWSQVLRLLLYGIAENLGYR, encoded by the coding sequence ATGGAAATTTTAAAAGATTTCTTAATCAGTTTTAATTATTTTATTGGTTTTTATTATGCTACTTTAAACACCTTTTATACTATACTTTTGTTACTTTCTTTTTTGGCTACAGTTGAATACTTGAAATACCTCAGGTTTTATAACTTCCAGGAATTAAAGCTTTATCCACAGCTTCCTCCTGTCAGTGTTATCATACCGGTTTATAATGAAGAAGAGGTAATTCTAAGGACAATACACTCAGCCTTAAGCCTTGATTATCCTTATTTTGAAATAATAGTGGTTAACGACGGTTCCATCGATGAAACCTGGAAGATTCTGACTGAAAGATTTCAGTTGAAAAAAATACCATTTTTCATCTATCGTAAAACTCTTCAAACAGCCGAGGTAAGGGGAGTTTATCGCTCTTTGGTGTATCCGAACCTTTGGGTAGTAGATAAAGAAAGGGGAGGCAAGTTTGATGCTCTTAACTGTGGGTTAAACTTTGCTCAATATCCTTATGTTTGTACCGTAGATGCAGATACTGTACTAGAAGTAGATTCTCTTTTAAGGTTAGGTAGGAAGATTTTAGAAAGTGAGGTTCCTGTTTTAGCCTTGGGAGGGGTAGTTAGGGTTTTAAACGGGGTAAAATTAGAAAAAAGCAAAGTCTCTTCGATAGAACTTCCTAAAAAAGCCTTGCCTATTTTTCAAATAGTTGAATACATTCGTGGATTTCTTTTCGGAAGATTGGGTTGGGAAAGATTAAATGGTACTTTGATTCTTTCAGGTGCTTTTAGCCTTTTTAACAGGGAGGCCTTGCTTCAAGTAGGTGGTTTTAACAACCTTACGGTTACAGAGGATTTTGAAATAGTCTTAAGGTTGCATAAACATTTTAGAGAAAAGAAGGAAGACTATTACATAGGGTTTCTTCCTGACCCTGTTTGCTGGACAGAGGTCCCTGAAACCTTGGGAGAACTTTCCAAACAAAGAAGGAGATGGCATTTAGGATTATTACAGACTTTATGGTTTTATAAAAGAATGTTTTTTAATCCCAAATACGGAAGGATAGGATGTTTGGTTATGCCTTTTTACTTTTTTGAAGCAGTTGGGGCAGTGGTAGAAACCTTAGGCTATCCTATAGTTTTTTTGTGTTATTTTTTTGGAATATTAAGCTTTGAGTTTTTGGTTTTATTTTTAACCTTAGCGATAGGTTATGGTATTTTTCTTTCAGTAGGAGGTATCTTTTTGGAAGAAATGAGTTTTAAAAGGTATCCTCGATGGTCTCAAGTTCTTAGGCTTCTGCTTTATGGAATAGCAGAAAACTTAGGTTATAGATAA